The Pyrus communis chromosome 9, drPyrComm1.1, whole genome shotgun sequence genome has a segment encoding these proteins:
- the LOC137744658 gene encoding uncharacterized protein, with amino-acid sequence MSMSAEPSSLDVFTESENDLSKFPEAEFVESHEIQARVDPKVVIRPMEGYSSSIREQKLQQVKRLLRKMISAKTAELKARWSDHENMQIVVYQPPKYPMNITPSLQVAQVQDKPTKSPTTVIGEEVVSFELPTEFSEDLKTVYIYI; translated from the exons ATGTCTATGTCCGCAGAACCCTCATCTCTTGATGTATTTACTGAATCTGAAAATGACCTCTCTAAATTCCCAGAAGCCGAGTTCGTGGAAAGCCATGAGATACAAGCCCGTGTTGATCCAAAAGTAGTAATTAGACCTATGGAGGGCTATAGTAGTAGTATCCGAGAGCAAAAATTGCAACAAGTCAAACGCTTGCTTCGGAAAATGATTTCT GCAAAAACAGCAGAGTTGAAGGCGAGGTGGTCTGATCATGAAAACATGCAAATTGTAGTATACCAACCACCTAAATACCCCATGAATATAACACCAAGCCTCCAA GTAGCACAAGTCCAAGACAAACCGACAAAATCACCGACCACGGTGATCGGAGAGGAGGTGGTGTCATTTGAACTGCCCACAGAATTCTCTGAGGATTTAAAGAcggtatatatatacatatag